From one Novosphingobium sp. genomic stretch:
- a CDS encoding metallophosphoesterase: protein MKFAKNLLAACALAALVPMQNAAAQAPASTTFTIAVIPDTQNYVDFNHQKDAGFAFDAAPMLLEQMQFVADHARSQGGDIDFVMTLGDAWQHQTLPIDPRSQALGLKRGNNPMIDAFLAPTPKVLTVEAPKVREAYELISGKVPFSAVPGNHDYDAQFPDSNHPPKPVIKSEEDIGMLHVGGLDNWRSVFSDQSDFFKDKPWYVASHDGGADNAQIFTAGGYKFLHIGLQFDAPEASLKWAEEIVKRYPGLPTIISTHDFLQTGGAREPNPIVDNHALDPDANTPQMMWDKFIARHDQIFMVLCGHEHAQWFRTDPNRFGHPIYQLLSDYQGRQQTVKDAGAKSTPEGIGDGWMRLMTFDFANSVPKVKVRTYSTHYKKFSSEVADYAKWYKGQEHPKMDDADFNAMDDFSFELTDFRARFGAPKAL, encoded by the coding sequence ATGAAATTTGCAAAAAACCTTCTCGCGGCTTGCGCGCTTGCCGCCCTTGTTCCCATGCAGAACGCGGCAGCGCAGGCGCCCGCCAGCACGACTTTCACCATCGCGGTCATTCCCGACACGCAAAATTACGTCGATTTCAACCATCAGAAGGACGCGGGCTTTGCCTTCGATGCCGCGCCAATGCTGCTGGAGCAGATGCAATTCGTCGCCGACCATGCCCGTAGCCAGGGCGGGGACATCGACTTCGTCATGACGCTGGGCGACGCATGGCAGCATCAGACCTTGCCCATCGATCCGCGCAGCCAGGCGCTGGGTCTGAAGCGCGGCAACAATCCGATGATCGACGCCTTTCTGGCGCCAACACCCAAGGTGTTGACGGTGGAGGCGCCCAAGGTGAGAGAGGCTTACGAGCTGATCAGCGGCAAGGTGCCTTTCTCCGCCGTGCCGGGTAATCACGATTACGATGCGCAGTTCCCGGATTCCAACCATCCGCCAAAACCGGTGATCAAGTCCGAGGAAGACATCGGTATGCTGCATGTGGGCGGCCTGGACAATTGGCGCTCGGTCTTCTCGGATCAATCCGACTTCTTCAAGGACAAGCCATGGTATGTCGCCAGCCATGATGGCGGCGCCGACAACGCCCAGATCTTCACCGCAGGCGGCTACAAATTCCTGCATATCGGCTTGCAGTTCGATGCTCCCGAAGCATCGCTAAAATGGGCGGAAGAGATCGTGAAACGCTATCCGGGCCTTCCGACGATCATCTCCACGCATGATTTTCTCCAAACCGGCGGTGCGCGTGAGCCCAATCCGATCGTCGACAATCACGCGCTCGATCCGGATGCCAACACGCCGCAGATGATGTGGGACAAATTCATCGCCCGGCACGATCAGATCTTCATGGTGCTGTGCGGCCATGAACATGCCCAGTGGTTCCGCACCGATCCCAACCGCTTCGGCCACCCTATCTATCAGTTGCTCTCGGATTATCAGGGGCGGCAGCAAACTGTGAAGGATGCCGGCGCGAAGTCTACGCCTGAAGGCATTGGCGATGGCTGGATGCGCCTGATGACCTTCGATTTTGCGAACAGCGTGCCCAAGGTGAAGGTTCGCACCTATTCGACCCATTACAAGAAATTCAGCAGCGAGGTCGCGGATTATGCCAAATGGTACAAGGGTCAGGAACATCCCAAGATGGACGATGCCGACTTCAACGCAATGGACGATTTCAGCTTTGAATTGACCGATTTCCGTGCCCGGTTTGGGGCTCCCAAGGCTCTCTAG
- a CDS encoding TonB-dependent receptor — MPRKTTFNTHLLSCCALAMAAALTAPAAHAGDASAAAAATPAQSGEVDDIVVTARKVKERAADVPIAISAIGGDRLGQNQHIRLEDLNQLAPSTVVVITNGHQTTMSIRGIGNNPGSDGLENSAGVFVDGVYLGRPGMASMDLIDIKQIEQLRGPQGTLFGKNTTAGAINITTELPDFKWGLKGAATYGNYNYKQFQGSITGPITPQLAFRLTGYSTTRDGDVYNVANGQWVNNLNRNGARAQVLWKPSPDFSLRLIGEYSAEQQSTGALAFLPTIGSQGTALAAKVAAIGGTIITNPHVGMIAKGLVVDPSGAYTAAGGPLETGTRQGAGSAEINWKLGGFTLTSLTAFRYWQYDSRADTESSSADVLYGGYHIQDRQWTQELRLAFPRIGNVDLIAGVYYFNQFVKTDAHTEYGADAPAYLSGQSNATLQTEAALYNSNPAAYAAYASIPAVLGYAGKHVNTYADPLTRSIAAFGQATWHVMPKWNITGGVRVTHETKQENVWSGTTNNDWQVTPGAVFVRISDTAPSWLISSDYHPTPSLMTYFTVSHGEKAGGLNTTQAPGTLPLDQYAVRPETATNYEVGIKGDWFHHKLSATLDVFRMDISNYQANVTQVVPSPSGAGGMSIINPIVSAGAARTQGVEFEATAAPVRGLSFHGFVAYNDAKYLSYTSAPCPIEAPTGSTTCDLSGKPIVGAPKWTMGLNGTAETPVGRSRAVYFSPEVSWRSHYYGSNDDSIYSITGNYAVVNLRLGIRDNEGRWDLSFWGRNVANKRRINNYFNYGTLVPGTLVAFFGDPATYGATLRVKL; from the coding sequence ATGCCCCGCAAGACCACGTTCAACACCCACCTCCTCTCCTGTTGCGCGCTTGCCATGGCCGCCGCGCTGACAGCCCCGGCAGCCCATGCCGGAGACGCAAGCGCCGCAGCGGCAGCGACGCCCGCCCAGAGCGGGGAAGTGGACGACATCGTCGTCACGGCCCGCAAGGTGAAGGAACGCGCAGCCGACGTGCCGATCGCGATCTCGGCAATCGGCGGCGACCGTCTGGGACAGAACCAGCACATTCGCCTCGAGGATCTCAATCAGCTGGCCCCATCCACGGTGGTGGTCATCACCAACGGGCACCAGACCACCATGTCGATCCGCGGCATCGGCAACAATCCCGGTTCGGACGGCCTTGAAAACAGCGCGGGCGTGTTCGTCGACGGCGTTTATCTGGGGCGCCCCGGTATGGCCTCGATGGATCTGATCGATATCAAGCAGATCGAGCAGTTGCGCGGCCCACAGGGCACGCTGTTCGGCAAGAACACCACGGCGGGCGCCATCAACATCACCACAGAACTGCCCGATTTCAAATGGGGACTGAAGGGTGCCGCCACTTACGGAAACTACAACTACAAACAATTCCAGGGCTCGATCACCGGCCCCATCACGCCACAGCTGGCTTTCCGCCTGACCGGCTATTCCACCACCCGCGATGGCGATGTCTACAACGTGGCCAACGGGCAATGGGTCAACAATCTCAACCGCAATGGCGCGCGAGCCCAAGTGCTGTGGAAGCCCAGCCCGGACTTCAGCCTGCGCCTGATCGGCGAATATTCGGCCGAGCAACAGAGCACCGGCGCGCTCGCTTTTCTTCCCACCATCGGTTCACAAGGCACCGCCCTGGCCGCGAAGGTGGCAGCGATCGGCGGCACGATCATCACCAATCCCCATGTCGGCATGATCGCCAAAGGCCTGGTGGTCGATCCGAGCGGCGCCTACACGGCCGCAGGCGGCCCGCTGGAAACCGGCACGCGGCAGGGCGCCGGTTCAGCAGAAATCAACTGGAAGCTTGGCGGCTTCACGCTCACCTCACTCACCGCCTTCCGCTACTGGCAATATGACTCGCGGGCCGACACGGAAAGCAGCAGTGCCGATGTGCTCTATGGCGGTTATCACATTCAGGACCGCCAATGGACGCAGGAGCTGCGTCTGGCCTTTCCGCGCATCGGCAATGTTGATCTGATCGCGGGGGTCTATTACTTCAACCAGTTCGTCAAGACCGATGCCCACACCGAATATGGCGCGGACGCACCGGCCTATCTGTCCGGCCAATCCAATGCGACGCTGCAAACAGAAGCGGCGCTCTATAATTCCAACCCCGCAGCCTATGCCGCCTATGCCTCCATTCCCGCCGTGCTCGGCTATGCGGGCAAGCATGTGAACACCTATGCCGATCCCCTGACCCGTTCGATCGCCGCTTTTGGCCAGGCGACCTGGCATGTGATGCCCAAATGGAACATCACCGGCGGCGTGCGCGTGACACACGAAACCAAGCAGGAAAACGTCTGGAGCGGCACCACCAACAATGATTGGCAGGTTACCCCCGGCGCGGTTTTCGTCAGGATTTCGGACACAGCGCCGAGCTGGCTGATCTCCTCGGACTATCATCCGACTCCTTCGCTGATGACCTATTTCACCGTCTCGCATGGTGAGAAGGCGGGCGGCCTCAACACAACGCAGGCACCCGGCACCCTCCCGCTCGACCAATATGCCGTGCGCCCGGAAACCGCGACCAACTACGAGGTTGGCATCAAGGGCGACTGGTTCCACCACAAGCTGTCCGCCACACTCGACGTGTTCCGGATGGACATCAGCAATTATCAGGCGAATGTGACCCAGGTCGTCCCCAGCCCGTCGGGCGCGGGGGGCATGTCGATCATCAACCCCATCGTCAGCGCGGGCGCCGCGCGGACGCAGGGCGTGGAATTTGAAGCCACCGCGGCTCCGGTGCGGGGGCTGAGCTTCCACGGCTTTGTGGCCTACAACGATGCCAAATATCTGTCCTACACCAGCGCGCCCTGCCCGATCGAGGCGCCGACCGGTTCGACCACCTGCGACCTGTCGGGCAAGCCGATCGTGGGCGCGCCCAAATGGACCATGGGCCTGAACGGAACGGCCGAAACGCCGGTCGGCAGGTCTCGCGCAGTGTATTTCAGCCCGGAAGTATCGTGGCGTTCGCACTATTACGGATCGAACGACGATTCGATCTATTCGATCACCGGCAATTACGCGGTGGTCAATCTGCGGCTTGGCATCCGTGACAATGAAGGGCGTTGGGACCTTTCGTTCTGGGGCCGCAATGTCGCCAACAAGCGCCGGATCAACAATTACTTCAATTACGGCACGCTGGTGCCCGGAACTCTGGTCGCCTTTTTTGGCGACCCGGCAACCTATGGCGCGACGCTGCGCGTAAAACTCTGA
- a CDS encoding MFS transporter: protein MFREADPVAMQGSSPASPASLPAPGMKMALYVLLLMSLISLIGSYDRYLVGILVESIKHDLKVSDGQVGLLTGLGFALVYSLLAVPVARLSDGGRRVPVLALALMLWSIMTALCGAAAGFPMLLLARMGVGVGEAGCVPTTQAILSDHFPERWRATAIAIATVASGIGLMLAGVCGGWVADHWGWRAAFLAGAIPGPLLAWLLWATLRKPVARKASLDAPALPMTMRQAVGTLLGVRSLRLIYLGYALATMAAYATIGWVPAFLMRSQGLSASQVGASYGSINGIAMIVALFAGGLLGDMLGRRDRRWVVWQMAGCFILACPVTIAFLMAHDLRMVLWLAVPMTLLAMGSGSTVYATIQDLAGPRLRATGSALFLLFFNLAGVGIGPSLVGWLSDALHGRFGGDALRMALVGISLTYVLGGLIMLCALTSIRQDMAQAGQRGARPIG, encoded by the coding sequence ATGTTCCGCGAAGCCGATCCCGTCGCGATGCAGGGCAGCAGCCCTGCCTCGCCGGCCTCCCTGCCCGCCCCCGGCATGAAGATGGCGCTTTACGTGCTGCTCCTCATGTCGCTCATCTCGCTTATCGGTTCCTATGACCGTTATCTGGTCGGCATTCTGGTGGAAAGCATCAAGCATGATCTGAAGGTGAGCGATGGGCAGGTCGGCCTGTTGACCGGGCTCGGCTTCGCGCTGGTCTATTCCCTGCTGGCGGTGCCTGTGGCGCGCCTCTCCGATGGCGGACGACGCGTGCCGGTGCTGGCTCTGGCGCTGATGCTGTGGTCGATCATGACAGCCCTGTGCGGGGCGGCGGCGGGCTTCCCCATGCTGCTGCTGGCCCGCATGGGCGTGGGCGTGGGCGAGGCGGGCTGCGTACCCACCACGCAGGCGATCCTCTCCGATCATTTCCCCGAGCGCTGGCGCGCCACCGCCATTGCCATCGCCACTGTGGCCAGCGGCATCGGCCTGATGCTGGCGGGCGTCTGCGGCGGCTGGGTGGCGGATCATTGGGGCTGGCGCGCCGCCTTTCTGGCGGGGGCCATCCCGGGCCCGCTGCTGGCATGGCTGCTCTGGGCGACTTTGCGCAAACCGGTGGCGCGCAAGGCATCGCTCGATGCGCCCGCGCTTCCCATGACCATGCGGCAGGCGGTCGGCACGCTGCTGGGTGTGCGAAGCCTGCGCCTGATCTATCTGGGTTATGCGTTGGCCACCATGGCCGCCTACGCCACCATTGGCTGGGTACCCGCCTTCCTGATGCGCAGCCAGGGGCTGTCAGCCAGTCAGGTGGGGGCCAGCTATGGCTCGATCAACGGCATCGCCATGATCGTGGCCCTGTTCGCCGGCGGCCTGCTGGGCGATATGCTGGGCCGTCGCGACCGGCGCTGGGTGGTGTGGCAGATGGCGGGATGCTTCATTCTGGCCTGCCCGGTCACCATCGCCTTCCTGATGGCGCATGATCTGCGCATGGTGCTGTGGCTGGCCGTGCCGATGACCCTGCTGGCCATGGGCAGCGGCAGCACGGTCTATGCCACCATTCAGGATCTGGCCGGGCCACGCCTGCGCGCCACCGGATCGGCCCTGTTCCTGCTGTTCTTCAACCTTGCCGGTGTCGGCATCGGTCCTTCGCTGGTCGGCTGGCTGAGCGATGCCCTGCATGGCCGGTTCGGCGGCGACGCACTGCGCATGGCACTGGTCGGCATCTCGCTCACCTATGTTCTGGGCGGCCTGATCATGCTGTGCGCGCTCACCTCCATCCGCCAGGATATGGCCCAAGCCGGCCAAAGAGGCGCCCGCCCTATCGGCTGA
- a CDS encoding serine/threonine protein phosphatase: protein MADSTPPTPFSVAVICDTQNYVDHNNQREAGFPLNAREMLWDMMSHIARNARSNGGDIAFATGLGDNWQHPSVAGPDAQHADAGAAANPVIERILPASPEALREVEMPAVRRAWEIVAQAMPFSVVPGNHDHDHLWTDPNHPPLVAEAHGEVIDLIDQIGGLHVGELNNWTQVFGSDTPLFRDRPWYVSSFRDGANSAQLFEGGGYRFLHLGLEMCPDDAVIAWAQSVIDSHPGLPTILSIHEFINEAAERKSIAALDLTRMDPERNSPQDLWDRLIAPNDQILITLNGHFHGVNQRIDRNAHGHKVYQFLVNYQSRKQALKTAAPEAKVLDGLGDGWIRLLTFDLGAAMPRLRLRAYSAHYKAFASDLPHYAQWYGHEHPEMPPAEFLALDETEILLDDFHDRFATAATARDAALLVAE from the coding sequence ATGGCAGACAGCACGCCCCCCACCCCTTTCAGCGTGGCGGTGATCTGCGACACGCAGAATTACGTGGACCACAACAATCAACGCGAGGCCGGCTTTCCGCTCAATGCCCGCGAGATGCTGTGGGACATGATGAGCCATATCGCGCGCAACGCCCGGTCCAACGGCGGTGACATCGCTTTTGCCACCGGCCTTGGCGACAATTGGCAGCACCCCAGCGTTGCAGGCCCCGATGCGCAGCATGCCGATGCCGGCGCCGCCGCAAATCCGGTGATCGAGCGCATCCTCCCCGCCTCGCCCGAGGCCCTGCGCGAGGTGGAAATGCCCGCGGTGCGTCGCGCCTGGGAGATCGTGGCGCAGGCCATGCCGTTCTCGGTGGTGCCGGGCAATCACGATCACGACCATCTCTGGACCGATCCCAACCACCCGCCGCTGGTGGCCGAGGCCCATGGCGAGGTGATCGATCTGATCGACCAGATCGGCGGGCTGCATGTCGGCGAACTGAACAACTGGACGCAGGTCTTCGGCAGCGACACGCCGCTGTTCCGCGATCGGCCCTGGTATGTGTCCTCCTTCCGCGATGGCGCCAACAGCGCGCAGTTGTTCGAAGGGGGCGGCTATCGCTTCCTGCATCTGGGTCTGGAAATGTGCCCAGACGATGCCGTGATCGCCTGGGCGCAATCCGTGATCGACAGCCACCCCGGCCTGCCCACCATCCTCTCGATCCACGAATTCATCAATGAGGCGGCCGAGCGCAAATCCATCGCCGCGCTCGACCTCACCCGCATGGACCCCGAACGCAACAGCCCGCAGGATCTGTGGGACAGGCTGATCGCCCCGAACGACCAGATCCTGATCACGCTGAACGGCCATTTCCACGGCGTCAACCAGCGGATCGACCGCAACGCCCATGGTCACAAGGTCTATCAGTTCCTCGTCAACTATCAGTCGCGCAAGCAGGCGCTCAAGACCGCCGCCCCCGAAGCCAAGGTGCTCGACGGGCTGGGCGATGGCTGGATCCGCCTGCTGACCTTCGATCTGGGCGCCGCCATGCCGCGCCTGCGCCTGCGGGCCTATTCCGCGCATTACAAGGCCTTTGCCAGCGATCTGCCGCATTACGCGCAGTGGTACGGCCATGAACATCCCGAGATGCCCCCGGCCGAATTCCTGGCGCTCGACGAGACCGAGATTCTGCTGGATGATTTCCACGATCGCTTCGCCACAGCGGCAACGGCGCGCGACGCCGCCCTGCTGGTCGCGGAATAA
- a CDS encoding helix-turn-helix domain-containing protein: MAFFLARAGKLNDRTGMLAPESSRSPAIDRWKVAAYDLALEEGLAALSARALASRVGGSASAINYHFGNREQLIATVCAQALAASADWRLQHRAEGHVMLPIWIDPAGAFAALLQIRIEESRPLLALLRELEQEAITSGWPDIVEAMAAETEAEAVFWQDFTAIFGASAPQGALWADLALALSSTTLSLASSAHRAAWISGAAVRLHQRMTGQSIVLIPNRMQEAAHFDASSSRYNETALRILDAALDALAEKGADRLNQRDVAARAGVSLSAVTYFFGSKQDLISAAFDEMCSRAYRIMTDEGRERSRALIVETLSAASGSKQLATLEVLMRSGLRHPVLLPVVDRMLAIRGVGSEASLAQLGFAVDRLDGYLWISMVTGRYRRVCHLPLEALGEALRDAAWGRLAALFP; encoded by the coding sequence GTGGCATTTTTCCTTGCGCGGGCCGGCAAATTGAACGACAGAACAGGGATGCTTGCGCCAGAATCTTCTCGCTCTCCCGCCATCGATCGCTGGAAAGTCGCCGCTTATGACCTTGCCCTGGAGGAAGGGTTGGCGGCGCTGAGCGCCAGAGCGCTGGCCAGCCGTGTCGGGGGCAGTGCCTCAGCCATCAACTACCACTTCGGCAATCGCGAACAGCTGATCGCCACCGTATGCGCCCAGGCCCTCGCCGCCTCCGCCGACTGGCGCCTGCAGCATCGCGCCGAAGGGCATGTCATGCTGCCGATCTGGATCGATCCGGCGGGGGCCTTCGCTGCCCTGCTGCAGATCCGGATCGAGGAAAGCCGGCCCCTGCTGGCGCTGCTGCGCGAACTCGAACAGGAAGCGATCACCAGTGGCTGGCCGGACATCGTCGAGGCCATGGCCGCTGAAACGGAGGCCGAGGCGGTATTCTGGCAGGATTTCACCGCCATATTCGGTGCGTCTGCGCCGCAGGGGGCGCTCTGGGCGGATCTGGCCCTGGCGCTCAGTTCGACGACCTTGTCGCTGGCCTCCAGCGCCCATCGGGCGGCGTGGATTTCCGGAGCAGCGGTGCGCCTGCATCAGCGCATGACAGGCCAGAGCATCGTACTGATCCCGAACCGGATGCAGGAAGCGGCCCATTTCGACGCCTCGTCCAGCCGCTACAATGAAACGGCCCTGCGCATTCTTGACGCGGCGCTCGATGCGCTGGCGGAAAAGGGGGCTGATCGCCTCAACCAGCGCGACGTGGCCGCTCGGGCGGGGGTGTCGCTGTCAGCCGTGACCTATTTCTTCGGCTCCAAGCAGGATCTGATCAGCGCGGCTTTCGATGAAATGTGCAGTCGGGCCTACCGCATCATGACCGACGAGGGCCGTGAACGCAGCCGCGCCCTGATTGTGGAGACGTTGAGTGCGGCAAGCGGTAGCAAGCAGCTGGCAACGCTTGAGGTGCTGATGCGCTCGGGGTTGCGGCACCCGGTGCTCTTGCCCGTGGTGGATCGAATGCTGGCCATTCGCGGTGTAGGGTCGGAAGCATCGCTGGCCCAACTCGGCTTTGCTGTCGACCGGCTGGATGGCTACTTGTGGATTTCGATGGTGACGGGCCGCTATCGGCGTGTCTGCCACCTTCCCTTGGAAGCCCTTGGTGAGGCCTTGCGTGACGCGGCATGGGGGCGCCTTGCGGCTCTCTTCCCCTAG
- a CDS encoding ROK family transcriptional regulator has translation MMPKPDMPALPAPLPFRMLSGNERLVLGLIRQLGPVSRAELARKTGLTIPSISRLAEALLKDGLILAEEKVMMGRMGQPSLPLVLAPQAAFAIGVAVRADSLTVTLSHLSGRVVAQIREAHENPAREAVEARIIALASNLLEAEGVSPRLCGIGIALSGFYLAGQQQINAPLGMEDWAIERLEALLQERMKVAVVIENDGNAATIGEYFQSGADYPASFAYLYIDRGLGGGVMLDGRLMRGSHGNAGEFTGMLPPEARAHRPTLELLRTMLAQDGLSFATISAMLEAYDDSWPATQRWLDTVTPATDAIVSAIGGVLDSQAIVIGGRIPPPLAERLAQRVGCYSVPLRGRDRPFPTIRAHMADVDAAAFGAGMMCFQRFLLD, from the coding sequence ATGATGCCCAAGCCAGACATGCCTGCCCTGCCCGCCCCGCTTCCTTTCCGTATGCTCTCGGGCAATGAGCGCCTCGTGCTCGGCCTCATCCGCCAACTGGGCCCGGTCTCCCGCGCGGAGTTGGCCCGCAAGACCGGGCTGACCATCCCCTCGATCAGCCGTCTGGCCGAGGCATTGCTCAAGGATGGGCTGATCCTGGCCGAGGAAAAGGTGATGATGGGCCGCATGGGCCAGCCCAGCCTGCCGCTCGTGCTTGCCCCCCAGGCCGCTTTTGCGATCGGTGTGGCCGTGCGGGCCGACAGCCTGACCGTCACCCTCTCTCACCTTTCCGGCCGGGTGGTGGCCCAGATTCGCGAAGCCCACGAAAATCCCGCGCGCGAGGCGGTGGAGGCCAGGATCATCGCGCTGGCCAGCAACCTGCTTGAGGCGGAAGGTGTCTCGCCCCGGCTGTGCGGCATCGGCATTGCGCTCTCAGGTTTCTATCTGGCCGGACAGCAGCAGATCAACGCTCCGCTGGGCATGGAAGATTGGGCCATCGAGCGGCTGGAAGCCCTGTTGCAGGAGCGCATGAAGGTTGCGGTGGTCATCGAAAATGACGGCAATGCCGCCACCATCGGCGAATATTTCCAGTCCGGGGCGGACTATCCCGCCAGTTTCGCCTATCTTTACATCGATCGCGGCCTGGGCGGCGGTGTGATGCTCGACGGGCGGCTGATGCGCGGCAGCCATGGCAATGCGGGCGAGTTCACCGGCATGCTGCCCCCCGAGGCGCGGGCGCACCGCCCGACGCTGGAGTTGCTGCGCACCATGCTGGCACAGGACGGCCTGTCCTTCGCCACGATCTCCGCCATGCTGGAGGCCTATGACGACAGTTGGCCCGCCACGCAGCGCTGGCTTGACACGGTGACGCCTGCGACGGACGCCATCGTGTCGGCGATCGGCGGCGTGCTGGATTCGCAGGCCATTGTGATCGGGGGACGCATTCCACCGCCGCTGGCTGAACGGCTGGCACAACGGGTCGGCTGCTATTCCGTCCCACTGCGGGGCCGGGATCGCCCCTTCCCAACCATCAGGGCACACATGGCCGATGTCGACGCAGCGGCCTTTGGCGCGGGCATGATGTGTTTCCAGCGCTTCCTCCTGGACTGA
- a CDS encoding DUF1868 domain-containing protein encodes MSRRRDILAGGTALLAGLAARPVWAEQASEGTPLPPDVGRKFTRDGLVMPFAGNTIICHLPQQGPDSAPFDTLLDIYRALPAEPWARKVAVLPPSSYHMTIIGGANQKERRRPLWPADLPLDLPMADCNRILGERLRAFRLGAEAGPYRMRVNPQEPAANERPLTLRLLPFDTAEETRLRRLRDRLATLLAIEDNDHDHYGFHITLAYQFANLTRDEDTAWRAALRRWKAAIIARAPVITLGPPEYCLLEDMFAFKRQFYLS; translated from the coding sequence GTGAGTCGCCGTCGCGACATTCTGGCGGGCGGCACGGCGCTGCTGGCGGGTCTGGCGGCCCGCCCCGTCTGGGCCGAACAGGCCAGCGAAGGTACGCCCCTGCCCCCCGATGTGGGCCGCAAATTCACCCGCGACGGGCTTGTGATGCCCTTTGCAGGCAACACCATCATCTGCCATCTGCCGCAACAGGGGCCCGACAGCGCGCCTTTCGATACGCTGCTCGACATCTACCGCGCCTTGCCCGCCGAGCCCTGGGCGCGCAAGGTGGCGGTGCTGCCCCCCTCCAGCTATCACATGACCATCATCGGCGGCGCCAATCAGAAAGAACGTCGCCGCCCGCTCTGGCCCGCCGACCTGCCGCTCGACCTGCCGATGGCCGACTGCAACCGCATTCTGGGCGAAAGGCTGCGCGCCTTCCGTCTGGGCGCGGAGGCCGGGCCCTATCGCATGCGCGTCAACCCGCAGGAGCCCGCGGCGAACGAACGCCCGCTCACCCTGCGGCTGCTGCCCTTCGACACCGCCGAGGAAACCCGCCTGCGCCGTCTGCGCGACCGGCTGGCCACGCTGCTGGCGATCGAGGACAACGATCACGACCATTACGGCTTTCACATCACCCTGGCCTATCAATTCGCCAATCTGACCCGCGACGAGGATACCGCATGGCGCGCGGCCCTGCGCCGCTGGAAGGCGGCGATCATCGCGCGGGCCCCGGTCATCACCCTTGGCCCGCCGGAATATTGCCTGCTGGAGGATATGTTCGCCTTCAAACGGCAGTTCTACCTGTCCTGA